In a single window of the Paenibacillus sp. MMS20-IR301 genome:
- a CDS encoding alpha-galactosidase produces the protein MKSIQAGKYEITLEGNTADFQAQLHVHDGEEGVAIVTLTLSSPVPALPPELSLRWSCKAVDVQGIWHPAAERSRSLLPDWRDGFRSRATLSAPVISLYGNRGNNLLTFACSDVLNPLELAAGLNEETSRFQCSVGVFAGFASPLTRYAAMVRLDSRNVPYYEALDGTAQWWVGLEGNEPAAVPELAKEPVYSTWYSFHQQLAPDRIVEECRLAAGLGCHTVIVDDGWQTSDEARGYAYCGDWKASPGKIADMRALVTRVHELGMKFMLWYAVPFIGKHSEAWRQFQNKLLYYSDSFGAGVADPRYPEVREYLISLYEQALLDWDLDGFKLDFVDSFYADGEGSGGPDPGWDTDSVPAAADLLLSGVLARLRRLKPDIMIEFRQNYTGPLMRKYGNMFRAADCPNDALQNRLHTIDIRLICGDTAAHTDMLMWNPEESPESAALQIINVLFAVPQISVRLAALPEQHMLMLAFWLAFWREHREVLLEGRLEPLHPELLYPLVIARSERKWVFAAYYDTVLPLTGEWPEQVLVINGTLYTRLVLELDRDPGALRITIRDCRGTEAAAYTTVWTKGVYVLEVPAAGVISIRSARG, from the coding sequence TTGAAAAGTATACAGGCTGGAAAATACGAGATTACGCTGGAAGGCAACACCGCGGATTTTCAAGCTCAGCTTCATGTGCATGACGGGGAGGAGGGCGTTGCTATTGTTACTTTAACACTAAGCTCACCGGTACCGGCGCTTCCGCCTGAATTATCGCTCCGCTGGAGCTGCAAGGCGGTAGATGTACAAGGCATCTGGCATCCCGCTGCGGAACGCAGCCGAAGTCTCCTTCCCGATTGGCGGGATGGTTTCCGCTCCAGAGCGACATTATCGGCGCCTGTGATCAGCCTGTATGGCAACAGGGGGAACAATCTCCTGACCTTTGCCTGCTCGGATGTGCTGAATCCGCTGGAGCTGGCAGCGGGGCTGAACGAAGAAACCTCCCGCTTTCAATGCTCCGTGGGGGTGTTCGCCGGATTTGCTTCTCCTTTAACGCGTTATGCGGCTATGGTCCGGCTGGACTCCCGCAATGTTCCCTATTATGAGGCACTGGATGGAACTGCGCAGTGGTGGGTAGGCCTGGAAGGCAATGAACCGGCGGCTGTCCCGGAGCTGGCGAAGGAACCGGTGTATTCCACCTGGTACAGCTTCCATCAGCAGCTTGCACCGGACAGAATCGTGGAGGAATGCCGGCTGGCAGCCGGGCTCGGCTGTCACACAGTCATCGTCGACGACGGCTGGCAGACCTCGGATGAAGCCCGCGGTTATGCCTATTGCGGGGATTGGAAGGCCAGCCCCGGGAAAATCGCGGACATGCGGGCACTTGTCACCCGTGTGCATGAGCTGGGCATGAAATTTATGCTCTGGTATGCGGTGCCGTTCATCGGCAAGCATAGTGAAGCCTGGCGGCAATTCCAGAATAAGCTGCTCTATTACAGTGACAGCTTCGGTGCGGGCGTTGCCGACCCGCGTTATCCGGAGGTACGGGAGTATCTGATTTCGTTATACGAACAGGCACTGCTGGATTGGGATCTGGATGGCTTCAAGCTCGACTTCGTGGACAGCTTCTATGCGGACGGGGAAGGAAGCGGCGGACCTGATCCCGGCTGGGATACAGACTCCGTTCCGGCGGCGGCCGATCTGCTGTTAAGCGGAGTGCTGGCCCGCCTGCGGCGGCTGAAGCCTGACATTATGATTGAGTTCCGGCAAAATTATACCGGACCGCTCATGCGCAAATACGGCAACATGTTCCGGGCTGCGGACTGTCCGAACGATGCCCTGCAGAACCGGCTGCATACGATTGACATCCGGCTGATCTGCGGGGATACGGCAGCGCATACCGACATGCTGATGTGGAACCCGGAGGAATCACCCGAATCTGCCGCATTGCAGATTATCAACGTACTGTTCGCAGTGCCGCAGATCTCTGTGCGGCTCGCAGCACTGCCGGAGCAGCATATGTTGATGCTCGCCTTCTGGCTGGCTTTCTGGCGGGAGCACAGGGAGGTGCTGCTGGAGGGCCGCCTTGAGCCGCTGCATCCGGAGCTGCTGTATCCGCTGGTTATCGCCCGGTCGGAGCGCAAATGGGTGTTTGCCGCTTATTATGATACGGTACTTCCTCTGACCGGTGAATGGCCGGAACAGGTGCTGGTCATTAACGGCACACTGTACACACGCCTGGTGCTCGAGCTGGACCGGGACCCGGGAGCGCTGCGGATAACTATCCGCGACTGCCGGGGAACAGAAGCAGCTGCGTACACCACCGTCTGGACCAAAGGGGTCTATGTCCTTGAAGTGCCGGCAGCCGGAGTAATTTCAATCCGCTCTGCGCGGGGCTAA
- a CDS encoding LysR substrate-binding domain-containing protein, producing the protein MITDAFRVFVTVVEQQHFSKAGELLNLSQPGVSLHIRNLENEFGVKLLHRSPKQVVLTEAGAILYRHAKQMLAHYDEAGREIRLLQDEVTGTLQLGASFTIGEYVLPARLAEFAKQYPLVNIGVTIGNTEEIIAAVRSNQLDIGFIEGATAASDLLIIPYMKDEMILVAPSGHPLSGNIAVEEHMLHNEVWVLREQGSGTRAFSDRFLQESGITVKRSYVFNSSQGVKEAVSAGLGLSLLSRWIVRKELASGELAELRIRHTQTERDFRLIRPKNASDTLATRVFISKLLG; encoded by the coding sequence ATGATTACCGATGCATTCCGTGTATTCGTCACTGTAGTGGAACAGCAGCATTTCTCCAAGGCAGGCGAGCTGCTCAATCTCTCCCAGCCCGGGGTAAGCCTCCATATACGTAATCTGGAGAACGAGTTCGGCGTGAAGCTGCTGCACCGCTCGCCGAAGCAAGTCGTACTCACAGAAGCCGGAGCAATTCTATACCGGCATGCGAAGCAGATGCTGGCGCATTATGATGAGGCAGGCCGGGAAATCCGGCTGCTGCAGGACGAAGTCACCGGTACACTGCAGCTCGGAGCCAGCTTCACAATTGGTGAATATGTGCTGCCGGCCCGGTTAGCTGAATTCGCCAAGCAGTATCCGCTGGTTAATATTGGGGTTACGATCGGCAACACGGAGGAGATTATAGCGGCTGTACGTTCAAACCAGCTCGATATCGGCTTCATTGAAGGAGCAACCGCAGCCTCTGACCTGCTGATTATCCCGTATATGAAGGACGAGATGATTCTGGTCGCTCCCTCCGGTCATCCGTTAAGCGGGAATATTGCGGTTGAGGAGCACATGCTGCATAACGAGGTTTGGGTATTGCGGGAGCAGGGCTCAGGTACACGGGCCTTCAGCGACCGCTTTTTACAGGAATCGGGGATTACGGTCAAACGCTCTTATGTCTTCAACAGCAGCCAAGGCGTCAAGGAAGCCGTAAGCGCCGGGCTTGGCCTGTCCCTTCTGTCCAGATGGATAGTCCGCAAGGAGCTGGCCAGCGGGGAGCTGGCCGAGCTGAGAATCAGGCACACACAGACCGAACGGGATTTCCGGCTGATCCGTCCGAAGAATGCGTCGGATACGCTGGCAACACGGGTCTTCATCAGCAAGCTGCTTGGCTGA
- a CDS encoding GntR family transcriptional regulator: protein MEYTIGTQAVSTRDIVYRSLKNQILLLELPPGTGISEKEISLKFNVSRTPVRESFVRLAQEGLLAVYPQRGTVVSLIDPELVEEARFMREHLERAVIREACLVFPQIKLLELKLNLDKQQLCIEAQDYKEMFMLDEEFHQLIFTGSNKKNTWEVVQQIKVHLNRSRMLKLTADHNWEHLYQQHYSLYEAIGEHDPARADLIMQEHMALTLADQEILMAKYPQYFKQG from the coding sequence ATGGAATACACTATCGGTACACAAGCGGTTTCCACACGGGACATCGTGTATCGTTCACTTAAGAATCAGATTCTGCTGCTGGAGCTGCCTCCGGGAACCGGCATATCGGAGAAGGAAATCTCACTGAAATTCAATGTTAGCCGTACTCCGGTCAGAGAAAGCTTCGTCCGGCTGGCCCAGGAAGGGCTGCTCGCCGTCTATCCGCAGCGCGGAACCGTTGTATCCCTTATCGATCCGGAGCTCGTAGAAGAAGCCCGCTTCATGCGCGAGCACCTGGAGCGGGCAGTAATTCGCGAGGCTTGCCTTGTCTTTCCGCAGATAAAGCTTCTGGAGCTTAAGCTCAACCTGGACAAGCAGCAGCTCTGCATTGAAGCACAGGATTACAAGGAAATGTTCATGCTTGATGAAGAATTCCATCAGCTGATCTTCACAGGCAGCAATAAGAAGAATACGTGGGAGGTTGTGCAGCAGATTAAGGTTCATCTGAACCGCAGCCGGATGCTGAAGCTTACGGCAGATCACAACTGGGAGCATCTGTATCAGCAGCATTACAGCCTCTACGAAGCTATCGGAGAGCATGATCCTGCCCGGGCTGATCTGATTATGCAGGAGCATATGGCGTTAACCCTTGCCGACCAGGAGATTCTGATGGCGAAATATCCGCAATATTTCAAGCAGGGATAA
- a CDS encoding sugar phosphate isomerase/epimerase, with protein sequence MNRATIAAQMYTLREFTQTAEGLKESLQKVKNMGYPAVQISGIGPVDPQLVKEYADELGLQICATHVPWDRLVNDLDALAAEHKLWNCKYIGLGGLPGEYQTSQEGYRTFAKLASGIARTLKEQHGLQFVYHNHDFEFERFGGLTGMEVLLQESDPEVFGFELDLYWVQAGGGDPVEWIHKVKGRMQAVHFKDMTILSRKPVFAEIGQGNMNYDAIIEACRETGVEWHIVEQDVCQRDPFESLEISLKYLHSKLEDMAV encoded by the coding sequence ATGAATCGAGCAACGATAGCAGCACAAATGTATACATTACGCGAATTCACCCAGACTGCAGAGGGCTTGAAAGAAAGCCTGCAAAAAGTGAAAAACATGGGCTATCCGGCGGTTCAGATATCCGGTATCGGTCCGGTTGACCCGCAGCTTGTAAAGGAATACGCAGATGAGCTTGGCCTGCAGATCTGTGCGACGCATGTTCCGTGGGACCGGCTGGTGAATGATCTTGATGCGCTGGCTGCTGAGCATAAGCTGTGGAACTGCAAATACATCGGACTTGGCGGATTGCCGGGGGAATATCAGACCAGCCAGGAGGGATACCGGACGTTTGCGAAGCTGGCTTCCGGCATCGCGCGTACCCTGAAGGAGCAGCATGGCCTGCAGTTCGTGTATCACAATCATGATTTCGAATTCGAGCGGTTCGGCGGGCTTACCGGCATGGAGGTGCTGCTGCAGGAAAGTGATCCGGAAGTATTCGGCTTTGAGCTGGACCTGTATTGGGTACAAGCAGGCGGGGGCGATCCGGTAGAATGGATTCATAAAGTGAAGGGTAGAATGCAGGCGGTGCATTTCAAGGATATGACGATCTTATCGCGGAAACCGGTATTTGCCGAGATCGGCCAAGGAAATATGAACTATGATGCAATCATTGAAGCCTGCCGTGAGACCGGTGTGGAATGGCATATCGTCGAGCAGGATGTGTGCCAGCGGGATCCGTTTGAGAGTCTGGAGATCAGCCTGAAGTATCTGCACTCCAAGCTGGAGGACATGGCGGTATGA
- the uxaC gene encoding glucuronate isomerase, with protein MSTTPFIHDDWLLQSKSAQTLYHDYAAKMPVYDFHSHLNPQEISSNRKFRNIADLALSGDHYKWRALRWLGIDEQLITGDASDKDKFMAWARSVPEMLGNPLYHWTHLELKRYFGIDDLLSAETAESIWERCNEQLQGDELTTQGILKRLNVDVVCTTDDPVDSLEHHIQIKEDRSLATVVAPTFRPDRVLNIRDEGFATYVAKLGEVSGMDIRYYGEFMNAVTSRINYFHKHGCRLSDQAFGELPLAHSTEHEAAYIFARAFKGEEINALEEQKFQSYTLLKLGRLYHERGWSMQLHIGAIRNNNSRMFSKLGRDSGFDSILDFNMARSLNSLLNDLDASGQLPQTIVYTLNPTQYEMIATTIGNFQGAGVKGKVQMGSGWWFHDQKDGMLQQLKALSSIGLISPFVGMLTDSRSFLSFTRHEYFRRILCNLFGTWIEEGELPRDYAFVGKTIENICYNNADAYFGIK; from the coding sequence TTGAGTACTACACCTTTTATTCATGACGACTGGTTATTGCAGAGCAAAAGCGCGCAGACCCTCTATCATGATTATGCCGCAAAAATGCCGGTTTACGATTTCCACAGCCATTTGAATCCGCAGGAGATCAGCAGCAACCGTAAATTCCGCAATATCGCCGATCTGGCCCTGTCCGGAGATCATTACAAATGGCGTGCGCTGCGCTGGCTGGGAATTGATGAGCAGCTGATTACCGGCGATGCTTCAGACAAGGACAAATTTATGGCCTGGGCGCGTTCCGTACCTGAAATGCTGGGCAATCCGCTGTATCACTGGACACATCTGGAGCTGAAACGCTATTTCGGCATCGACGACCTGCTCTCGGCAGAGACTGCGGAGAGTATCTGGGAACGCTGCAACGAGCAGCTTCAGGGTGACGAACTTACGACTCAAGGCATTCTCAAACGGCTGAATGTGGATGTTGTCTGCACTACCGATGATCCGGTCGATTCCCTGGAGCATCATATCCAGATCAAAGAGGACCGCTCCCTTGCTACAGTTGTAGCTCCCACCTTCCGTCCGGACCGGGTGCTGAACATCCGCGACGAAGGCTTCGCCACTTATGTAGCCAAGCTGGGCGAGGTCAGCGGGATGGACATCCGCTACTACGGAGAGTTCATGAACGCCGTCACCTCACGGATTAATTACTTCCACAAGCATGGCTGCCGGCTGTCTGACCAGGCGTTCGGTGAGCTGCCGCTTGCGCATTCGACAGAGCACGAAGCCGCTTACATATTCGCCCGCGCCTTCAAGGGTGAGGAGATTAATGCGCTTGAAGAGCAGAAGTTCCAGAGCTATACACTGCTTAAGCTCGGACGGCTGTATCACGAGCGGGGCTGGAGCATGCAGCTGCATATCGGGGCTATCCGCAATAACAATTCACGGATGTTCAGCAAGCTCGGCCGGGACAGCGGCTTCGATTCGATTCTTGACTTCAACATGGCCCGCAGCCTGAATTCACTGCTGAATGATCTGGATGCCAGCGGCCAGCTGCCGCAGACGATCGTCTACACACTGAACCCTACGCAATACGAGATGATTGCGACAACGATCGGTAATTTCCAGGGCGCCGGAGTCAAAGGCAAGGTCCAGATGGGCTCAGGCTGGTGGTTCCACGACCAGAAGGATGGCATGCTGCAGCAGCTGAAGGCGCTCTCCAGCATCGGTCTGATCAGTCCGTTCGTCGGCATGCTGACCGACTCCAGAAGCTTCCTGTCCTTCACACGCCATGAATACTTCCGCCGGATTCTCTGCAACCTGTTCGGGACGTGGATCGAAGAGGGCGAGCTGCCGCGCGATTATGCTTTTGTCGGCAAGACGATTGAGAACATCTGCTATAACAATGCAGATGCGTATTTCGGGATTAAGTAG
- a CDS encoding AraC family transcriptional regulator: MNMNVSGNLTGNLTGRLLQNLTVTVTHAQLSSRFPGWNRTNETPSFNRLYYIDSGEGKVTINGVSHYPVPGQLMIMPAGSTQTTDTSPDNPYTRYYCHFDAQIGEWPLFHSANTLYISHVADPDGVRAIFNEMIALFQDTGFLAALRLQASLLTLLALCLESGGYANFMNDLMHTSDQGKLANVLLYIDKRITQPLEVEELAELVHLHPNYFIPYFKKFMGVPPMQYVQLKRMDLAKRQLSGTGISIAGIAEQVGMELAHFSKVFKKITGVSPSAYRRSTR; encoded by the coding sequence ATGAATATGAATGTAAGCGGAAATTTGACGGGGAATCTGACCGGACGGCTGCTGCAGAACCTCACAGTTACTGTCACGCATGCCCAGCTCAGCAGCCGGTTTCCCGGCTGGAACCGGACTAATGAGACACCGTCCTTCAACCGGCTGTATTACATTGATTCAGGTGAAGGCAAAGTAACAATTAATGGTGTAAGTCATTATCCCGTGCCCGGACAGCTTATGATTATGCCGGCCGGTTCTACACAGACCACCGACACATCACCGGATAATCCATATACACGGTACTACTGCCATTTCGACGCGCAGATTGGGGAGTGGCCGCTGTTCCATTCTGCCAATACACTCTATATCAGCCATGTAGCAGACCCGGACGGAGTACGGGCGATCTTCAATGAAATGATTGCGCTGTTTCAGGATACAGGATTTCTGGCGGCCTTGCGGCTTCAGGCCTCTCTCCTCACGCTGCTGGCGCTGTGTCTGGAATCCGGCGGCTACGCCAACTTCATGAACGATCTGATGCATACAAGCGACCAGGGCAAGCTGGCAAATGTGCTTCTCTACATTGATAAGCGTATTACACAGCCGCTGGAGGTAGAGGAGCTGGCCGAGCTGGTCCACCTGCATCCGAATTATTTCATCCCTTATTTCAAAAAATTCATGGGGGTACCTCCGATGCAATATGTGCAGCTGAAGCGGATGGACCTCGCCAAACGGCAGCTTTCCGGCACGGGCATCAGCATCGCCGGCATCGCTGAGCAGGTCGGCATGGAGCTGGCTCATTTCTCCAAGGTGTTCAAAAAGATTACCGGCGTCTCTCCGTCTGCTTACCGGCGCAGTACGAGGTAA
- a CDS encoding Gfo/Idh/MocA family oxidoreductase, producing MNKVRYGIIGVGNMGRAHARSLINDIKGAELTAVCDTSPERLDWAEEHLPASVQRFSSPEELFKSGTIDAVLIATPHYDHPPLAIEALGCGLHVLIEKPAGVYTKAVQEMNDAAAKSDRKFGIMYNQRTNPLYQKLRDLIQSGELGEIRRTNWIITNWYRSQSYYDSGGWRATWAGEGGGVLLNQDPHQLDLWQWTTGMMPKRVRAFCHFGKYRKIEVEDDVTAYVEYENGATGLFITTTGEAPGTNRFEITGDNGKIVIEDGKLTFWRLRTPEPEFNAGYTGGFGSPECWKCEIPVAAGDGEQHKGIMRNFTNAILHDEPLLAPGEEGIRGLTLSNAMYLSAWTDNWVDLPIDGELFHAKLKEQVQNSTFTKEPASGQALNVSGTH from the coding sequence ATGAATAAGGTCCGTTATGGAATTATCGGTGTGGGCAATATGGGGCGTGCCCATGCGCGAAGCTTAATCAATGATATCAAGGGGGCCGAGCTTACTGCGGTCTGCGATACCAGCCCGGAGCGGCTGGACTGGGCAGAGGAGCATCTGCCGGCAAGCGTGCAGCGCTTCTCATCACCGGAAGAGCTGTTCAAGTCAGGTACCATTGATGCAGTCCTGATTGCTACCCCGCATTATGACCATCCGCCGCTGGCGATTGAAGCACTCGGCTGCGGGCTGCATGTGCTGATTGAGAAGCCGGCAGGCGTGTACACCAAGGCTGTTCAGGAAATGAACGATGCCGCAGCGAAGTCAGACCGCAAATTCGGTATTATGTATAATCAGCGGACTAATCCGCTCTACCAGAAGCTGAGAGATTTGATCCAGTCCGGCGAACTGGGCGAGATCCGGCGCACCAACTGGATTATCACCAACTGGTACCGCTCGCAGAGCTATTATGATTCCGGCGGCTGGCGGGCAACCTGGGCCGGAGAAGGCGGCGGGGTACTGCTGAACCAGGACCCGCATCAGCTCGATCTCTGGCAGTGGACAACCGGAATGATGCCTAAGCGGGTACGCGCTTTTTGCCACTTCGGGAAGTACCGCAAGATCGAGGTTGAGGATGATGTGACCGCTTACGTGGAATATGAGAATGGGGCGACCGGGCTGTTCATTACCACTACTGGCGAAGCACCGGGAACGAACCGGTTCGAAATTACAGGCGACAACGGTAAAATCGTCATTGAAGACGGCAAGCTGACCTTCTGGCGGCTGCGCACCCCGGAGCCGGAGTTCAATGCCGGGTATACTGGCGGGTTCGGTTCACCGGAGTGCTGGAAATGTGAGATTCCGGTAGCAGCAGGCGATGGGGAGCAGCACAAGGGCATTATGCGCAACTTCACCAATGCGATTCTCCATGACGAGCCGCTGCTGGCTCCGGGTGAAGAGGGGATCCGCGGACTGACCCTCTCGAATGCGATGTACCTGTCAGCCTGGACGGATAACTGGGTCGACCTGCCGATCGACGGGGAGCTGTTCCACGCGAAGCTGAAGGAGCAGGTGCAGAATTCAACTTTTACTAAAGAGCCTGCAAGCGGGCAAGCGCTTAATGTATCAGGGACACATTAA
- a CDS encoding YeiH family protein: protein MHQGFHRYVYFGGGLAITLLLAVAAKYLAVLPVLSIMGQLVLAILLGTALRAVVTIPEQAMPGISFSGKRLLRAGIILLGLRLNLGDIVQAGPKVLAIAAINLVFTLFTVYGLSRWLRIERRLGLLTACGTAICGAAAVAAIAPQIKAADHETAVSAAVVAVLGTVFTLVYTILYPYMGLSATGYGILAGSTLHEVAHVIAAAAPAGQQGADLAILVKLTRVVMLVPVALILGLLETRRERKVQRKLATAEHPWNEGGRQRQKLPVPWFIGGFLLMSGINTLGLIPPSVAAELITLAYLLLAMAMAALGLGIRLRTFARMGVRPIIAGFAGSILLTVLGFGLVHWFGLS, encoded by the coding sequence ATGCACCAGGGGTTTCATAGATATGTTTATTTTGGTGGAGGGCTGGCGATTACACTTCTGCTGGCAGTGGCGGCCAAATATTTGGCGGTATTGCCGGTTCTCAGCATCATGGGGCAGCTGGTGCTGGCCATTCTGCTGGGCACAGCCTTAAGAGCGGTGGTAACTATTCCGGAGCAGGCGATGCCCGGTATCAGCTTCTCCGGCAAAAGACTGCTCAGGGCCGGAATCATCCTGCTGGGGCTAAGGCTAAATCTGGGGGATATTGTGCAGGCGGGCCCAAAAGTGCTGGCGATTGCCGCCATCAACCTTGTCTTCACCTTGTTCACTGTATACGGATTATCGCGCTGGCTGAGGATTGAGCGCAGACTGGGTCTGCTGACCGCTTGCGGTACCGCCATCTGCGGGGCTGCAGCCGTAGCGGCAATTGCGCCGCAGATTAAAGCGGCAGATCATGAAACGGCAGTGAGTGCAGCGGTTGTCGCGGTGCTGGGCACAGTTTTTACACTGGTCTATACAATTCTCTACCCGTACATGGGGCTAAGTGCTACAGGCTACGGCATCCTTGCCGGATCCACGCTGCATGAAGTAGCGCATGTTATTGCCGCCGCCGCACCTGCCGGACAGCAGGGGGCTGATCTGGCCATCCTTGTGAAGCTGACCCGGGTGGTGATGCTGGTTCCTGTGGCGCTGATTCTCGGTCTGTTGGAAACCCGGCGGGAGCGGAAGGTACAACGAAAGTTAGCGACAGCAGAGCACCCGTGGAATGAGGGAGGGCGGCAGCGCCAGAAGCTGCCCGTGCCCTGGTTCATCGGCGGCTTCCTGCTGATGAGCGGAATCAACACGCTGGGGCTGATACCCCCGAGTGTAGCAGCCGAGCTGATTACGCTGGCTTACCTGCTGCTGGCTATGGCTATGGCCGCACTGGGCCTTGGTATCCGGCTGAGAACGTTTGCCCGGATGGGCGTAAGGCCAATTATCGCCGGATTCGCCGGTTCAATCCTGTTAACGGTGCTGGGCTTCGGGCTGGTGCACTGGTTCGGGTTGTCCTAA
- a CDS encoding BNR-4 repeat-containing protein, translating into MNRIKQWKLGLILTMLLMVLPAGTGSAAAVLEEVPFPMDSSNQAGWWSPLATYGLGYEYAYMAYNAPGSIPGKHTVAIARRDNDGNWSKLPLMNGTVPAEYLDDLGHNQPSMARDGSGRFHVFASMHSNPWQYYRSDTVGGIPQNHSSELPQGMTVTYPVVTTAPNGDLYLIARVDKDPAGKREAVLFRWNDADSVWSQVKVIAAHLNRSVYPDDLVFDANGDLHILFEWAYFASSPLRHQLSYLKYSPSTGIFSKADGTTVSAPVSLTTADIVQPLAPTETYVQSGSDPGGPGVQSAKMTLDTAGRPVIAYRYREEGSTSFSVKQATYDTGGWTLQTVYNAAPTTAAIDVTWAGNAARIYYVKSSGSDRAFMAVNTGGGWTETSLAPGIPVERLAVDRSPKGIDILYLVDVTNLKLYYGRNN; encoded by the coding sequence TTGAACAGGATCAAGCAATGGAAGCTCGGGCTCATTCTGACGATGCTGCTGATGGTATTGCCGGCGGGAACAGGAAGCGCAGCGGCTGTGCTGGAAGAGGTGCCTTTTCCGATGGATTCCAGCAATCAGGCGGGCTGGTGGTCTCCGCTCGCAACGTATGGACTTGGTTATGAGTATGCTTATATGGCGTATAATGCGCCGGGAAGCATTCCCGGGAAACACACAGTAGCTATTGCCCGAAGGGATAATGACGGGAACTGGAGCAAGCTTCCGCTCATGAACGGCACCGTGCCTGCAGAATATCTCGATGATCTCGGCCATAACCAGCCCTCCATGGCCAGAGACGGGAGCGGGCGGTTCCACGTCTTCGCCTCCATGCACAGCAATCCATGGCAGTACTACCGTTCGGATACCGTAGGCGGAATTCCGCAGAATCACTCCTCTGAACTGCCGCAAGGGATGACAGTAACCTATCCGGTAGTAACGACAGCCCCCAACGGGGATTTGTATCTAATAGCTCGTGTAGACAAAGATCCCGCAGGGAAACGGGAGGCTGTTCTGTTCCGCTGGAATGATGCCGATTCGGTATGGAGCCAGGTCAAAGTGATCGCTGCCCACCTTAACCGCTCTGTCTACCCCGATGATCTGGTCTTTGACGCTAACGGCGATCTTCATATCTTGTTTGAGTGGGCATACTTCGCCTCCAGTCCGCTGCGCCATCAATTGTCTTATCTGAAATACAGCCCGTCCACGGGCATATTCAGCAAAGCGGACGGCACAACGGTATCCGCTCCCGTCTCCCTGACAACAGCAGATATTGTGCAGCCTCTGGCCCCGACGGAAACCTATGTGCAGAGCGGCAGTGATCCCGGCGGTCCTGGCGTCCAGAGTGCGAAGATGACGCTTGATACCGCAGGCCGTCCGGTAATCGCTTACCGCTACCGGGAAGAGGGCAGCACCAGCTTCTCAGTTAAGCAAGCCACTTATGACACAGGAGGCTGGACGCTGCAGACGGTCTATAACGCAGCTCCGACGACTGCCGCGATTGATGTAACCTGGGCAGGAAATGCTGCAAGAATCTATTATGTGAAAAGCAGCGGAAGTGACCGTGCGTTCATGGCGGTAAATACCGGCGGGGGCTGGACTGAAACCTCGCTGGCCCCGGGGATCCCGGTCGAGCGTCTAGCGGTGGACCGGAGTCCGAAGGGGATCGATATTCTGTACCTGGTGGATGTGACGAATCTGAAGCTCTACTACGGGCGGAATAATTAG